A single genomic interval of Adhaeribacter pallidiroseus harbors:
- a CDS encoding glycine--tRNA ligase, with amino-acid sequence MATQAEKLTLENTQLKDIISHAKEYGFVFPSSEIYDGLQAVYDYGQNGVELKNNIKNLWWKCMTQLNQNVVGLDAAIFMHPDTWKASGHVDSFNDPMIDNKDSKKRYRADVLIEDKLDELKAILFEIKKKQDQIKDHIPDGPWTGETAIESIEKDINFLEDTLKIGSPEAFNNAFKQVDIFESGNGTANWTQVRQFNLMFSTQTGSVADESTTIYLRPETAQGIFVNFLNVQKTGRMKIPFGIAQIGKAFRNEIVARQFTFRMREFEQMEMQYFVRPGTEMEWYQKWKTIRMKWHQVMGIPTEKLRFHDHEKLAHYANAAVDIEFEFPFGFKEVEGIHSRTDFDLTQHQALSKKKQQYFDNDLNEEGKPYGNYVPYVIETSAGADRLFLMTLCNAFTEEEVTEGEGTKTRTYLKLHPTLAPVKAAVFPLVRKDGLPEKALEIFDDLKFDFNLIYEERDAIGKRYTRQDLIGTPFCIAVDYETLENNTVTVRDRDSREQKRMPINELRTYIGEAVSLKRIFENL; translated from the coding sequence ATGGCAACACAAGCAGAAAAACTAACCCTGGAAAACACACAGTTAAAAGATATTATTTCGCACGCAAAAGAATACGGCTTTGTATTCCCGAGCAGCGAAATTTACGATGGCTTACAAGCCGTGTACGATTATGGCCAGAATGGCGTAGAATTAAAAAACAACATTAAAAATCTCTGGTGGAAGTGCATGACCCAGCTCAACCAGAATGTAGTGGGCCTTGATGCCGCCATTTTCATGCATCCGGATACCTGGAAAGCGTCCGGGCACGTGGATTCTTTTAATGACCCCATGATTGATAACAAAGATTCAAAGAAACGTTATCGGGCCGATGTGTTGATTGAGGATAAACTTGATGAATTAAAAGCGATCCTTTTTGAAATTAAAAAGAAGCAGGATCAAATTAAAGATCATATACCTGATGGACCTTGGACAGGAGAAACTGCAATAGAGTCTATTGAAAAAGATATCAATTTTCTTGAAGATACATTAAAAATTGGTAGTCCTGAAGCTTTTAATAATGCTTTTAAGCAGGTAGATATTTTTGAGTCTGGAAATGGGACGGCTAACTGGACCCAAGTTCGGCAATTTAATTTAATGTTTTCGACCCAAACGGGCTCGGTAGCTGATGAATCCACTACTATTTATCTGCGCCCGGAAACGGCTCAAGGAATATTTGTTAACTTCCTGAATGTGCAGAAAACCGGCCGCATGAAAATCCCTTTTGGCATTGCCCAAATTGGGAAGGCTTTCCGGAACGAGATTGTGGCCCGGCAGTTTACTTTCCGGATGCGCGAATTTGAACAAATGGAAATGCAATATTTTGTACGGCCCGGTACTGAAATGGAATGGTATCAGAAGTGGAAAACTATCCGGATGAAGTGGCACCAGGTAATGGGTATACCCACTGAAAAGCTGCGTTTCCACGATCACGAAAAATTAGCCCATTACGCCAATGCCGCGGTAGACATCGAATTTGAATTTCCGTTTGGTTTTAAAGAAGTAGAAGGTATTCACTCCCGCACCGATTTTGATTTAACCCAACACCAGGCCTTATCGAAAAAGAAGCAACAATACTTTGATAACGATTTAAACGAAGAAGGAAAACCATACGGTAATTACGTACCTTATGTAATCGAAACTTCGGCCGGGGCTGATCGTTTATTTTTAATGACTTTGTGCAATGCCTTTACCGAAGAAGAAGTAACTGAGGGCGAAGGAACCAAAACCCGGACTTACTTGAAATTACACCCTACTTTAGCTCCGGTAAAAGCGGCCGTTTTCCCGTTGGTGCGCAAAGATGGCTTACCCGAAAAAGCATTGGAAATATTCGACGATTTAAAATTTGATTTTAATCTCATATACGAAGAGCGGGATGCAATTGGTAAGCGCTACACTCGCCAAGATTTAATTGGTACGCCGTTTTGTATTGCCGTAGACTATGAAACATTAGAAAACAATACAGTAACCGTGCGGGATCGGGATTCCCGGGAGCAAAAACGAATGCCAATTAACGAGTTAAGAACTTACATTGGCGAAGCCGTAAGTCTGAAACGAATTTTTGAAAATTTGTAA
- the ileS gene encoding isoleucine--tRNA ligase — MKYSEYKNLNYAKLAEDVLTQWNQNKIFQKSVETRAGKTPFVFYEGPPSANGTPGIHHVMARAVKDIFCRYKTLKGFQVNRKGGWDTHGLPIELQVEKELGITKEDIGKKISIEDYNARCRETVMRFKSQWDDLTQKMGYWVDLDNPYITFENDYIESIWALLKKLYEKGLLYKGYTIQPYSPSDGTGLSSHELNQPGCYKEVKDTSIVAQFKVIKDSKSEFLFSEPNGDVFILAWTTTPWTLPSNTALAVGDKITYVQVNTFNAYTHKPVSIVIAKELVGKYFSEKNKNLKISDYKTGDKAIPFEIVQEFTGKQLVGIRYEQLMPYLQPFYDADKAFQVIAGDFVTTSDGTGVVHTSPTFGADDFRVAKQHGIPALTIKDETGNELPTVDRRGKFINEVGIKLLEGVEKYKIKTHKALGPDDFYVKNYTNEDESNPDYKTTDVIISIILKEENKAFKVEKYEHTYPHSWRTDKPVLYYPLDAWFIKTTAVKDRLVELNKTINWKPESTGSGRFGNWLENLVDWNLSRSRFWGTPLPIWRTEKGDEETCIGSVAELQTEVDKAVIAGIMEPTIVSDMDLHRPYVDNIILVSKTGKPMRREPDLIDVWFDSGAMPYAQWHYPFENQETFKQNFPADFIAEGVDQTRGWFFTLHAIAVMLEDSVAFKNVMANGLVLDKNGNKMSKRLGNAVDPFETIKTYGPDATRWYMISNAPPWDNLKFNTDGIVEVQRRFFGTLQNTYSFFALYANLDNFTYAEAEVSLENRTESDRWIISKLNSLVSVVDAAYADYDPTKATRAIQDFVSDDLSNWYVRLNRKRFWKGEYNEDKIAAYQTLYTCLETVALLAAPVAPFYMDQLFLDLNKVSGKNPVESVHLADYPQVKKSAINAELEERMQLAQTVSSLVHSLRKKETIKVRQPLSRILIPVLNEKTRQQIEAVADLILSEVNVKTIEYIDDTSGILVKKIKPNFKKLGQVYGPRLKEVAAAIQKMNQDEINQLEKENGFAIALGSESVTITPEDVEISSEDIPGWLVASEGKLTVALDITLTETLKQEGIARDLVNRIQNLRKDSGLDVQDRIRISLLNNNAEVNAAVQAFEKYISEETQASGVQLTEMMADGTALEIDEYTLTAKLEVI; from the coding sequence GTGAAGTATAGCGAGTACAAGAACCTGAATTATGCCAAATTAGCCGAAGACGTGCTAACCCAGTGGAATCAAAATAAAATATTTCAAAAATCGGTAGAGACCCGGGCAGGTAAAACGCCTTTTGTTTTCTACGAAGGTCCACCATCGGCGAACGGTACGCCGGGTATTCACCACGTAATGGCCCGGGCGGTAAAAGATATCTTCTGCCGGTACAAAACTTTAAAAGGATTTCAGGTAAACCGCAAAGGAGGCTGGGATACGCACGGTTTGCCTATCGAGCTTCAGGTAGAAAAAGAATTAGGCATTACTAAAGAAGACATTGGTAAAAAAATCTCCATTGAAGATTACAATGCCCGGTGCCGCGAAACAGTAATGCGCTTTAAAAGTCAATGGGACGATTTAACCCAGAAAATGGGTTACTGGGTAGACCTGGACAATCCGTACATCACCTTCGAAAACGATTATATCGAATCTATCTGGGCTCTCTTGAAAAAGCTGTACGAAAAAGGCCTTTTATATAAAGGTTATACCATTCAGCCGTACTCGCCATCCGATGGGACCGGACTAAGCTCGCACGAACTCAACCAGCCCGGCTGCTATAAAGAAGTAAAAGATACGTCTATCGTAGCCCAGTTCAAAGTAATTAAAGATTCAAAATCAGAATTCCTTTTCTCGGAACCTAACGGCGATGTCTTTATTCTGGCCTGGACAACCACCCCCTGGACCTTACCTTCTAATACCGCTCTGGCTGTTGGCGATAAGATAACTTATGTGCAGGTAAATACCTTTAACGCTTATACCCATAAACCGGTGAGTATAGTAATTGCCAAAGAACTGGTAGGTAAGTATTTCTCCGAAAAAAATAAAAATTTAAAAATTTCGGATTACAAGACCGGCGATAAAGCTATTCCGTTTGAGATTGTGCAGGAGTTTACGGGTAAGCAATTAGTAGGTATCCGGTACGAACAATTAATGCCTTACCTCCAACCATTTTACGATGCTGATAAAGCCTTTCAGGTTATTGCGGGTGATTTTGTTACCACCTCCGACGGAACCGGCGTAGTGCATACATCACCAACTTTTGGAGCGGATGACTTTCGGGTAGCCAAACAACATGGTATTCCGGCTTTAACCATAAAAGATGAAACCGGAAATGAGTTACCCACCGTTGATCGGAGAGGAAAATTTATTAACGAAGTTGGAATAAAGCTGCTGGAAGGTGTTGAAAAGTATAAAATCAAAACCCATAAAGCACTTGGCCCAGACGACTTCTACGTTAAGAATTACACCAATGAAGATGAGAGCAACCCGGATTATAAAACAACGGATGTTATTATTTCCATTATTTTAAAAGAAGAGAATAAAGCTTTTAAAGTAGAAAAGTACGAGCACACTTATCCACACTCCTGGCGCACCGATAAACCAGTTTTATATTATCCATTGGATGCCTGGTTTATTAAAACAACCGCTGTAAAAGACCGACTGGTAGAGTTAAATAAAACCATCAACTGGAAACCCGAATCAACCGGTTCAGGTCGGTTTGGTAACTGGTTAGAAAACCTGGTTGATTGGAACTTGTCGCGCTCCCGTTTTTGGGGTACGCCTTTGCCTATCTGGCGCACCGAAAAAGGGGATGAAGAAACATGCATTGGCTCAGTTGCCGAATTACAAACCGAAGTGGATAAAGCTGTTATTGCCGGTATAATGGAACCAACCATTGTTTCAGATATGGATTTGCACCGCCCTTACGTGGATAACATTATACTCGTAAGCAAAACCGGCAAACCAATGCGCCGCGAACCGGACTTAATCGACGTTTGGTTTGATTCCGGCGCGATGCCGTATGCGCAGTGGCATTACCCCTTCGAGAACCAGGAAACCTTTAAGCAGAACTTCCCGGCTGATTTTATTGCGGAAGGAGTGGACCAGACCCGTGGTTGGTTTTTTACCTTACACGCCATTGCGGTAATGTTGGAAGACAGCGTGGCTTTTAAAAATGTAATGGCCAACGGTTTGGTACTCGACAAAAACGGCAATAAAATGAGCAAGCGCTTAGGCAATGCTGTCGATCCGTTCGAAACCATTAAAACCTACGGACCGGATGCAACGCGCTGGTACATGATTTCGAATGCGCCGCCTTGGGATAACCTGAAGTTTAATACCGATGGCATTGTAGAAGTACAGCGCCGGTTCTTCGGTACTTTACAGAATACATATTCGTTTTTCGCACTGTACGCTAACCTGGATAATTTTACCTACGCCGAAGCCGAAGTTTCATTGGAAAACCGGACGGAGAGTGACCGATGGATTATTTCGAAATTAAATTCGTTGGTAAGCGTGGTAGATGCTGCTTACGCCGATTATGACCCAACTAAAGCTACCCGGGCCATTCAGGATTTTGTAAGCGATGATTTAAGTAATTGGTACGTGCGCCTGAACCGCAAGCGTTTCTGGAAAGGCGAGTACAACGAAGATAAAATTGCCGCTTATCAAACGCTTTATACCTGTTTGGAAACGGTTGCTTTATTGGCTGCCCCGGTAGCGCCTTTTTACATGGATCAACTGTTTTTAGATTTAAACAAAGTTTCGGGTAAAAATCCGGTTGAGTCGGTGCATTTAGCCGATTATCCACAGGTAAAGAAATCAGCTATCAATGCGGAATTAGAAGAACGCATGCAACTGGCGCAAACGGTATCGTCGCTGGTGCATTCCCTTCGGAAAAAGGAAACCATAAAAGTGCGGCAGCCGCTTTCCCGGATCTTAATTCCGGTACTAAACGAAAAAACCAGGCAGCAAATAGAAGCAGTAGCCGATTTAATCTTGTCGGAAGTAAACGTAAAAACCATCGAATACATTGATGATACTTCCGGTATTTTGGTGAAGAAAATAAAGCCAAATTTTAAAAAATTAGGCCAGGTTTACGGGCCACGATTAAAAGAAGTAGCAGCCGCTATTCAAAAGATGAACCAGGACGAAATTAATCAACTGGAAAAAGAAAATGGATTTGCCATAGCTTTAGGTTCTGAATCCGTAACCATTACGCCGGAAGATGTGGAAATCTCTTCGGAGGATATTCCGGGTTGGTTAGTAGCTTCGGAAGGTAAATTAACGGTAGCTTTAGATATTACCTTAACCGAAACTCTGAAACAAGAAGGTATCGCCCGCGATTTAGTAAATCGCATTCAGAACTTAAGGAAAGATAGCGGCTTGGACGTACAGGATCGGATCCGGATTTCGTTACTGAATAATAATGCCGAAGTAAATGCCGCAGTTCAAGCATTTGAAAAGTATATCAGTGAAGAAACTCAGGCTTCCGGCGTGCAGTTAACCGAGATGATGGCGGATGGTACCGCATTAGAGATTGATGAATATACCCTAACCGCTAAGTTGGAAGTAATTTAA
- a CDS encoding inorganic phosphate transporter, which produces MLGLETHLLLLLFLCLLAACAFEFVNGFHDTANAVATVIYTNTLRPWVAVVWSAFWNFIGVFAGGIGVAMGIVYLLPVEALIDQNIYHGIAMIGALLLSAILWNLGTWYYGLPSSSSHTLIGSILGVGVAFSLLPDNTSGAAVNWDEAIKTGLSLIVSPFLGFTLTVFLMFILKRFVKNKAIFRQPHKRKPPPLWIRLILILTCTLVSFFHGSNDGQKGVGLVMLILIGIVPTFFALDNSRNPLLIQSSLAQVEQTMSRIDTTVLSQADAAVVAKMNNQAKDLHNLFAPVKTIEDLPKKSRFLIRRDILLLARGSEKILTSPGIPLSLSDRDYLKSSISELRSFTDYAPDWVILMIAMSLGCGTMIGWKRIVKTIGEKIGKEHLTYAQGASAELMAAGVIGFSTFIFKLPVSTTHILSSGIAGSMVANKGIRNLNPSTIRNIALAWVLTLPVSMFLAGSLFLIFRWAI; this is translated from the coding sequence ATGCTCGGATTAGAAACTCACCTTCTACTTCTACTTTTTCTCTGTCTACTTGCGGCTTGTGCCTTCGAGTTCGTAAATGGCTTTCACGACACCGCTAACGCTGTAGCTACTGTTATTTATACGAATACTTTACGCCCGTGGGTAGCCGTAGTTTGGTCCGCATTCTGGAATTTTATTGGCGTATTTGCCGGCGGTATTGGCGTTGCAATGGGCATTGTATATTTATTACCCGTAGAAGCCTTGATTGACCAGAACATCTACCACGGCATTGCCATGATTGGCGCCTTGCTTTTAAGCGCTATTCTCTGGAACTTAGGAACTTGGTACTATGGTTTGCCTTCTTCCAGTTCTCATACCTTAATTGGTTCTATTTTGGGAGTTGGCGTTGCTTTTTCTTTGCTCCCGGATAATACTTCCGGTGCTGCCGTAAACTGGGACGAAGCTATTAAAACGGGTTTATCATTGATTGTTTCTCCTTTTCTGGGCTTTACCCTTACTGTTTTCTTAATGTTTATTTTAAAACGGTTTGTAAAAAACAAGGCTATTTTCCGGCAACCGCATAAACGTAAGCCCCCACCCCTTTGGATTCGTTTAATCTTGATTTTAACCTGTACCCTAGTTTCTTTTTTCCACGGTTCTAACGACGGTCAAAAAGGAGTAGGTTTAGTTATGTTAATTTTAATTGGTATTGTTCCTACTTTTTTTGCCCTTGATAATAGCAGAAATCCCTTGCTTATTCAATCATCATTAGCCCAGGTTGAACAAACTATGAGCCGGATTGATACTACCGTTTTATCACAGGCTGATGCGGCTGTAGTAGCTAAAATGAATAACCAAGCCAAAGATCTACATAACTTATTTGCTCCTGTTAAAACTATTGAAGATTTACCCAAGAAAAGCCGTTTTCTTATACGCAGAGATATTTTATTGCTTGCTCGGGGTTCAGAAAAGATTTTAACTAGTCCAGGTATTCCGCTTAGCTTATCCGACCGCGATTATTTAAAATCCAGTATAAGTGAACTGCGCTCCTTCACAGACTACGCCCCGGATTGGGTAATTCTGATGATTGCGATGTCGCTAGGTTGTGGAACCATGATTGGCTGGAAACGGATCGTAAAAACTATTGGGGAGAAGATTGGTAAAGAACATTTAACTTATGCGCAAGGTGCATCGGCTGAGTTAATGGCCGCTGGCGTTATTGGCTTTTCCACATTCATTTTTAAATTACCGGTAAGTACTACTCACATACTATCATCGGGCATCGCAGGTAGTATGGTAGCTAATAAAGGCATTCGCAATTTAAATCCCAGTACCATCCGTAATATTGCATTAGCCTGGGTACTAACTTTACCTGTTTCTATGTTTTTAGCTGGCTCATTATTTCTTATATTCCGATGGGCTATTTAA
- a CDS encoding DUF4385 domain-containing protein produces the protein MSFDYTLDFKNTDFRKRPELYRVGKGEQGVLLVEPYKSEILPYWRFKTPDIASESSKKIYSLFLEYLQAKDFVGADMARKFLQMGYTRSRRYANHKSGQKYKQNPQEEPTKELEKIARKKYLLPIEEDQVKAESAAIFKKKWMEAKNNAVYQYLMAEHKSKYGL, from the coding sequence ATGTCTTTCGATTACACTTTAGATTTTAAAAATACAGATTTTAGAAAAAGGCCGGAGTTATACCGGGTAGGTAAAGGAGAACAAGGCGTTTTATTGGTAGAACCTTATAAATCAGAAATATTGCCCTACTGGCGGTTTAAAACGCCAGATATAGCCAGTGAATCTTCTAAGAAGATATATTCTTTATTTCTGGAGTATTTGCAAGCAAAAGACTTTGTAGGAGCAGATATGGCCCGTAAGTTCCTGCAAATGGGATATACGCGCTCCCGAAGATATGCCAACCATAAATCTGGCCAGAAGTATAAACAAAATCCTCAGGAAGAACCTACTAAAGAATTAGAGAAAATAGCTCGTAAAAAATATTTGCTACCCATAGAGGAAGACCAGGTAAAAGCAGAATCGGCAGCTATTTTTAAAAAAAAATGGATGGAAGCTAAAAACAATGCTGTGTACCAATATTTAATGGCGGAACATAAATCTAAATACGGCTTATAA
- a CDS encoding serine hydrolase domain-containing protein, protein MKTRLLFLISFSLQISFSYAQQLLPETERIQQVENSLMPYVPIKDFPGWNLAERMKHYRVPGLSIAVIRNLKIDWAKSYGLADTTTKMPVTTTTVFSAGSISKLVTAVAALQLVDKKQLTLDSPINNYLTSWKLPDNQYTQNTPITLRYLLSHQAGVSQSSYYGSTPNEAPFPTIIEILNGLPPAESRPVVVNSQPGKEFRYSGGAYLIAQQAIMDMTKKSFTDYTYQNIFKKWGMPHTTFAQPLPVKFQKLASWAYSENSWYKGMPYVYPQQAAAGLYSTPSDLAKLIIQLQKSYQGQSKLLSREIITEMLKPQVAVTKGFYHEDMGLGAFLLQRHDNQNPAGIYFEHTGVNAGFLAYAIGSLTEGNGVVIMMNKDGAADELGKEIRRAVAKVYNWTAFLPDQINPIALATNQLQQYAGRYQRAPDEVVKFRQEKNYLVETINQGNPIYCFPIAPDTIAFSDFPFKGVFRRNNQNQITGVEILGIDKVMPRLANDDLLPNELMQQGRIPEAMAGYRKLQLNENQLTYMAYEFMHQKPAKLKEAEGILQLADERFAQSSIVLARWGDLYQLQGKIKEATAAYQQALKDNPQDKELQQKLSALTR, encoded by the coding sequence ATGAAAACTCGCCTTTTGTTCTTAATTTCTTTTAGCCTGCAGATAAGCTTTAGTTATGCCCAGCAACTACTGCCCGAAACAGAACGCATCCAGCAAGTAGAAAATAGCTTGATGCCTTATGTACCAATAAAAGATTTTCCAGGATGGAACCTGGCAGAACGGATGAAACACTATCGGGTACCAGGCCTAAGTATAGCAGTTATCCGCAATTTAAAAATTGATTGGGCAAAAAGCTACGGCTTAGCCGATACTACTACCAAAATGCCGGTTACTACCACTACCGTGTTTTCGGCGGGTTCTATATCTAAGTTGGTAACCGCAGTAGCCGCTCTTCAGTTGGTGGATAAAAAGCAACTTACTTTAGATTCCCCAATTAATAATTATTTGACTTCCTGGAAATTGCCAGATAACCAGTATACCCAAAATACACCTATAACTCTACGTTATCTGTTAAGTCATCAGGCAGGTGTTAGCCAATCTTCTTATTATGGATCTACTCCCAATGAAGCGCCGTTTCCTACCATTATTGAAATATTAAATGGGCTACCTCCGGCAGAGAGCCGGCCGGTTGTGGTAAACTCCCAGCCGGGCAAAGAGTTTCGTTATTCGGGTGGTGCCTACTTAATTGCGCAACAAGCTATAATGGATATGACCAAAAAGAGTTTTACGGATTACACCTATCAAAATATTTTTAAAAAATGGGGCATGCCACACACCACTTTTGCTCAACCTTTACCCGTTAAATTTCAAAAATTAGCTTCCTGGGCGTACTCCGAAAATAGTTGGTACAAAGGAATGCCATACGTTTATCCACAGCAAGCCGCTGCTGGTTTATATTCCACTCCTTCCGATTTAGCAAAGCTTATTATTCAGTTACAAAAAAGTTATCAAGGACAAAGTAAGCTTTTGTCCCGTGAAATAATCACGGAAATGCTTAAACCACAAGTTGCGGTAACTAAAGGCTTTTACCACGAAGATATGGGCCTAGGGGCTTTTCTGCTGCAACGCCACGATAACCAAAATCCGGCGGGTATTTATTTTGAACATACCGGGGTTAATGCGGGTTTTCTGGCCTACGCCATTGGCAGTTTAACCGAAGGTAATGGCGTAGTTATTATGATGAATAAAGATGGAGCTGCCGATGAATTAGGAAAAGAAATCCGACGGGCAGTGGCTAAAGTTTATAACTGGACTGCTTTTTTACCCGACCAAATTAATCCGATTGCTTTAGCCACTAACCAATTACAACAATATGCAGGCCGCTATCAACGAGCACCGGATGAAGTAGTAAAATTTCGCCAGGAAAAAAATTACTTAGTAGAAACTATCAATCAAGGTAATCCTATTTATTGTTTCCCCATTGCTCCCGATACCATTGCCTTTTCAGATTTTCCGTTTAAAGGTGTGTTTCGGCGTAACAATCAAAATCAAATAACAGGTGTGGAAATCTTGGGTATAGATAAAGTAATGCCTCGTTTAGCAAACGATGATCTTTTGCCGAATGAATTAATGCAACAAGGCCGTATTCCAGAAGCCATGGCGGGCTATCGAAAATTACAGTTGAATGAGAACCAACTTACGTATATGGCTTACGAGTTTATGCACCAAAAGCCGGCTAAGTTAAAAGAAGCCGAAGGTATATTGCAGTTAGCCGATGAACGATTTGCGCAATCCAGTATTGTTTTAGCTCGGTGGGGCGACTTGTATCAGTTGCAAGGAAAAATTAAGGAAGCCACCGCCGCTTATCAACAAGCTTTAAAAGATAATCCCCAGGACAAAGAACTACAGCAAAAGCTTTCGGCTTTAACTCGGTAA
- a CDS encoding helix-turn-helix domain-containing protein — MQVYFDWVVLFQVFCIVQGFTTGIYLLTTKKQQPSHYWLGWLLLGLTLQITDYFLSRSGIYYRNRWLYFSPFFFSWSFGPLIYFYVKSRVQKINRISYWHFVPVMVQGIFYLLLVFQPLSVKADFWISVHKPYTRYLEHYGACLSVLCYGISSITFGGISKERDSRHYYFLCGLILFYIVAAIDPLFNHLYLEPTAPKFYLTALVLPLFMYSLALYGLLRKPTILIRKKAANSSVDKDKLDQVIKVMHEAKLYKNPDLSLPILAQQIGLPTNELSRIINSGLQKTFADFVNDFRIAEVKERMLKAEDERFSLLGLALDAGFSSKTTFNRVFKERTGMAPKFFKKESQLINRGEALPNES, encoded by the coding sequence ATGCAAGTCTATTTTGATTGGGTAGTACTGTTTCAGGTATTCTGTATTGTACAAGGTTTTACTACGGGCATTTATTTATTAACAACTAAAAAGCAGCAACCAAGTCATTATTGGCTTGGTTGGCTACTTTTAGGATTAACCCTGCAAATAACAGATTACTTTCTGAGCCGTTCGGGTATTTATTACCGCAACCGCTGGTTATACTTTAGCCCTTTCTTTTTCTCCTGGAGTTTTGGTCCGCTTATTTATTTCTACGTAAAATCCAGGGTTCAAAAAATTAACCGTATATCATATTGGCATTTTGTGCCGGTAATGGTGCAAGGCATTTTTTATTTACTTTTAGTTTTTCAACCGCTTAGCGTAAAAGCTGATTTCTGGATTTCGGTGCATAAACCTTATACCCGCTACCTGGAACATTACGGGGCTTGTTTATCGGTGTTGTGTTATGGCATAAGCAGTATTACTTTCGGGGGCATTTCTAAAGAACGTGATAGCCGGCACTATTATTTTTTGTGCGGATTGATACTGTTTTATATAGTAGCTGCCATTGATCCGCTTTTTAATCATTTATATCTGGAACCTACTGCTCCAAAGTTTTATTTGACTGCTTTGGTGCTACCCCTATTTATGTACAGCTTAGCACTGTACGGCTTACTGCGAAAACCTACCATTCTAATCCGCAAAAAGGCAGCGAACTCTAGTGTGGATAAAGATAAATTAGATCAGGTAATCAAAGTGATGCACGAAGCAAAACTTTACAAAAATCCGGATTTATCCCTCCCTATTTTGGCGCAACAGATTGGTTTGCCAACAAATGAATTATCCAGAATTATCAACAGCGGTTTACAAAAAACATTTGCCGATTTTGTAAATGACTTTAGAATTGCGGAAGTAAAGGAACGTATGCTGAAGGCGGAAGATGAAAGATTTTCTTTACTGGGTCTTGCCTTAGATGCTGGGTTCTCTTCCAAAACAACATTCAACCGGGTTTTTAAGGAACGAACCGGAATGGCTCCTAAATTCTTTAAAAAAGAGTCCCAACTTATAAATCGGGGCGAAGCACTACCGAATGAGAGCTAA
- a CDS encoding lipoprotein signal peptidase → MKYLKYYLLSLLVIIIDQVVKFVVHYNMEMGLPGEIHVIGDWAKLHYTLNPGMAFGVELGSSYGKLILSLFRMVAMVFIGYGLYYLWKNRAHPGFIWCVALILGGAIGNLIDSVFYGIWFDNAPYGSPTPWFHGQVVDMFYLDIWEGIIPNWVPVIGGTAMSLWPIFNVADSAIFIGVLIILFNQKRFFSSLPEKNPVPTSTEENTETSHPETTNAKLEA, encoded by the coding sequence ATGAAATATTTAAAATATTACCTGCTTAGTCTGCTGGTTATTATTATCGACCAGGTTGTGAAATTTGTAGTCCATTATAATATGGAAATGGGCTTACCTGGCGAAATTCACGTAATCGGTGACTGGGCTAAATTACATTATACCCTTAACCCTGGAATGGCCTTTGGGGTAGAACTGGGTTCGAGTTATGGCAAACTCATCTTAAGTTTGTTCCGGATGGTGGCTATGGTATTTATTGGCTACGGCCTGTATTACCTTTGGAAAAACCGGGCGCATCCGGGCTTTATCTGGTGCGTAGCTTTAATCTTAGGCGGTGCCATCGGCAATTTAATTGACAGTGTATTTTATGGTATCTGGTTCGACAATGCTCCTTATGGCTCGCCTACCCCGTGGTTTCATGGCCAGGTTGTAGATATGTTTTACCTGGATATTTGGGAAGGTATTATTCCGAACTGGGTTCCTGTAATTGGCGGTACGGCTATGTCGTTGTGGCCCATTTTTAACGTGGCTGATTCGGCTATTTTTATTGGCGTATTAATTATTTTATTTAATCAAAAACGCTTTTTCTCCAGCTTACCCGAAAAAAATCCGGTTCCCACGTCAACGGAAGAAAATACGGAAACTAGCCACCCAGAAACTACTAACGCCAAATTGGAAGCTTGA